Proteins encoded by one window of Lates calcarifer isolate ASB-BC8 linkage group LG7_1, TLL_Latcal_v3, whole genome shotgun sequence:
- the LOC108895776 gene encoding trace amine-associated receptor 1-like, translated as MHPCYEIDKVSNTLIYTRSAICVFLNIFLGSLSVVIVCGNLLVIISIIYFKQLHTPTNYLILSLAVADLLVGVLVFPFSMEFTVSSCLYYEDIFCKVRGYFDVTLSTASILNLCCISIDRYYAVCQPLTYRTEINVHSAAVMILVTWSVSIVVATGFLVAGLNHEKCGEMCFIEVQLAHILGPIFSFYLPVIIMLCIYLKIFLVAQRQARSIHNTNCQSTKSGATVSKMERKATKTLATVLGVFLMCWLPFFLCFTFQLLNHVSVPVAVFETLNWLALSNSMLNPFIYALFYSWFRSAFRMIISGKIFQGDFSNTKLS; from the coding sequence ATGCATCCATGTTATGAAATAGATAAGGTCTCTaacacactgatatacacaCGCTCtgcaatatgtgtttttttaaacattttccttggCTCATTATctgttgtaattgtttgtgGAAACCTTCTTGTAATAATCTCCatcatttacttcaaacagctccacactcctacaaactatcttattctctctctggctgtggctgacctgctTGTTGGTGTTCTAGTCTTTCCTTTCAGCATGGAATTCACTGTAAGCTCTTGTCTGTATTATGAAGATATATTTTGTAAAGTACGTGGCTACTTTGATGTAACGCTGAGCACAGCttccattttgaatttatgttgtatttctattgacagatattatgcagtgtgtcagcctctgaCATATAGAACTGAGATAAATGttcacagtgctgcagtcatgATCCTGGTAACATGGAGTGTTTCCATCGTAGTTGCCACTGGCTTTTTAGTTGCAGgattaaaccatgaaaaatgtggagaaatgtgttttatcgAGGTTCAACTTGCACATATTTTGGGAcctattttctcattttacctTCCAGTGATCATAATGCTCTGTATCTACCTAAAGATTTTCCTTGTGGCACAGAGACAGGCTCGcagcatccacaacacaaactgtcagagcacaaagtctggagcaactgtcagtaagatggagagaaaggccaCCAAAACTCTGGCTACTGTTCTGGgagtttttctgatgtgttggcttcctttcttcctctgttttaccTTTCAGCTTTTGAATCATGTGTCAGTGCCAGTTGCAGTGTTTGAAACTCTTAACTGGCTTGCACTGTCCAATTCAATGCTCAATCCATTTATTTATGCcttattttacagctggttcagatcagctttcagaatgatcatatcaggaaaaatatttcagggTGATTTTTCTAACACAAAACTGTCCTGA
- the LOC108895786 gene encoding trace amine-associated receptor 1-like: MCVLLYIFLVLLSVITICGNFLVIISIIYFKQLHTPTNYLILSLAVADLLVGIVVFPFSMAFSLSSCLYHEGLFYRYYAVCQPLTYRSKINHCVVVIMILVSWGISALIGIGVIIAGLNNEKCEDRCLIDVLMANTIGPIFSFYLPVIIMLCIYLKIFLVAQRQARSIHNTNCQSTKSGATVSKMERKATKTLATVMGVFLLCWTPFFFCITFLPVSNNSVPVPVIETLNWLTLSNSMLNPFIYAFFYSWFRSAFRMIISGKIFQGDFANSKLH, translated from the exons ATGTGTGTATTACTATATATTTTCCTTGTATTATTGTCTGTTATTACAATATGCGGAAACTTTCTTGTAATAATCTCCatcatttacttcaaacagctccacactcctacaaactatcttattctctctctggctgtggctgacctgctTGTTGGGATTGTAGTCTTTCCTTTCAGCATGGcattctctctcagctcatgTCTGTATCATGAAGGTTTATTTT ACAGGTattatgcagtgtgtcagcctctgacatatagaagtaaaataaaccattgtgttgttgtgatcaTGATCCTGGTGAGCTGGGGTATTTCTGCTCTAATTGGAATTGGTGTCATAATAGCTggtttaaataatgaaaaatgtgaggACAGGTGTTTAATTGATGTTCTCATGGCAAACACTATTGGAcctattttctcattttacctTCCAGTGATCATAATGCTCTGTATCTACCTAAAGATTTTCCTTGTTGCACAGAGACAGGCTCGcagcatccacaacacaaactgtcagagcacaaagtctggagcaactgtcagtaagatggagagaaaggccaCCAAAACTCTGGCTACTGTTATGggagtttttcttttatgttggactcctttctttttttgcatcaCCTTTCTGCCTGTTTCTAATAATTCAGTACCAGTTCCTGTGATTGAAACACTTAACTGGCTGACATTGTCAAATTCAATGCTGAATCCATTTATTTATGCTTTCTTTTACAGTTGGTTCAGATCAGCGTTTAGAATGATCATTTCTGGAAAAATATTTCAAGGTGATTTTGCCAACTCAAAACTGCATTAA